The following proteins are co-located in the Trichocoleus sp. FACHB-46 genome:
- a CDS encoding iron-containing alcohol dehydrogenase family protein: protein MPHPSLPDSSSTQTKTTTALLSLMVAPAQVIRGEQALAQVGEAIGRLGQRPLIVGGDRTLAVVRPWLEPVLQQEKLSFAQAAYGLDCSEAGLATLREAVATHQADVIIGVGGGKALDAAKLIAHQSQLPIVTVPTSAATCAAWTALSNIYSDQGAFLYDVGLPRCPDLLVLDYSLIRTADQRTLVAGIGDALAKWYEASVSSGHSEQTLLIAAVQQARVLRDILFQKSVAALQEPGGDAWREVVDASVLLAGVIGGLGGAQCRTVAAHAVHNGLTHLLASHDALHGEKVAYGILVQLRLEEMLQGNQLAATARQQLLKFYAEIGLPQTLGDLGLEQISLADLQHAAEVACAQGSDIHRLPFSVVPAQLMAAMVSTMAPVEVSRTTLTQATSNEV, encoded by the coding sequence ATGCCTCATCCCTCTCTGCCGGATTCATCATCAACCCAAACTAAAACCACGACTGCACTGCTCTCGCTGATGGTCGCGCCCGCTCAAGTGATCCGAGGCGAGCAAGCGTTGGCCCAGGTAGGGGAGGCAATTGGTCGCTTAGGACAGCGGCCTTTAATTGTAGGGGGCGATCGCACCTTAGCGGTGGTGCGACCTTGGCTGGAACCTGTGTTACAACAGGAAAAATTATCATTCGCTCAAGCTGCCTATGGTTTAGATTGCAGCGAGGCAGGATTGGCAACACTCCGAGAAGCAGTTGCGACTCACCAAGCCGATGTGATCATTGGTGTTGGTGGTGGTAAAGCTTTAGATGCGGCTAAATTGATTGCTCATCAGTCCCAGTTGCCGATTGTGACTGTGCCCACTTCAGCAGCCACTTGTGCGGCTTGGACAGCCCTCTCCAATATCTATTCCGATCAAGGAGCCTTTCTGTACGACGTGGGTTTGCCCCGCTGTCCAGATTTGTTGGTGCTTGACTATAGCTTGATTCGGACGGCTGATCAGCGAACTTTGGTCGCAGGTATTGGCGATGCCTTGGCGAAATGGTATGAAGCTTCCGTCAGCAGCGGTCACTCTGAGCAAACCTTACTGATTGCCGCAGTCCAGCAAGCCCGCGTTTTGCGCGACATTCTGTTTCAAAAGTCTGTGGCCGCTTTGCAAGAACCAGGGGGTGACGCTTGGCGGGAAGTAGTAGATGCTTCCGTGTTGTTGGCAGGAGTGATTGGCGGTTTGGGTGGAGCCCAATGCCGTACAGTTGCTGCTCATGCGGTGCATAATGGCCTCACGCATCTGTTGGCTAGCCACGATGCTTTGCATGGCGAGAAGGTAGCTTATGGCATTCTGGTCCAACTGCGCCTAGAAGAAATGCTGCAAGGAAATCAACTAGCAGCGACAGCACGACAGCAGCTCTTAAAGTTCTATGCTGAAATCGGTTTACCCCAAACCTTAGGAGATCTGGGTTTAGAGCAGATTTCGCTGGCAGATTTACAACATGCTGCTGAAGTAGCCTGTGCTCAAGGCTCGGACATTCACCGTCTGCCATTCTCGGTTGTGCCTGCACAACTCATGGCAGCTATGGTTTCGACAATGGCTCCGGTTGAAGTCAGTCGTACCACTCTGACTCAGGCAACCAGCAACGAGGTGTAA
- a CDS encoding Ycf51 family protein, producing MPTTADFLIATKWSGILTLVCAALTVLMFVFQWGVRFRFVGVTGFMGVLTVGFFALGLVPLTHTIIPGAAPFSLIYDSGASQAVISVSPKIKQSELDATLRQAASDLFSFGRLGGADEKLTIRARTIIHPEAGQSVPLYLGEVKRSLASRDDTNLAVTIYDQNFARLPQLETASRPS from the coding sequence ATGCCTACAACTGCTGATTTTTTAATTGCTACTAAGTGGTCAGGCATTCTGACCTTAGTTTGCGCTGCTTTAACCGTTTTAATGTTTGTGTTCCAGTGGGGCGTGCGGTTCCGCTTTGTAGGAGTCACAGGCTTTATGGGGGTTTTAACCGTTGGCTTTTTTGCTCTCGGTTTGGTGCCTCTGACCCATACCATCATCCCGGGTGCCGCTCCTTTCTCACTCATCTATGACTCTGGAGCCAGTCAGGCTGTTATTTCGGTTTCACCCAAGATCAAGCAATCTGAGTTAGATGCCACTCTGCGCCAGGCAGCTTCCGATTTGTTCTCCTTTGGTCGCTTGGGAGGAGCAGACGAGAAACTCACGATTCGGGCGCGAACCATTATTCACCCAGAAGCGGGGCAATCGGTGCCTCTCTATTTAGGTGAAGTCAAGCGATCGCTGGCATCGCGAGATGACACCAATTTGGCGGTAACGATCTATGACCAAAATTTTGCTCGTTTGCCTCAGCTAGAGACCGCATCTCGCCCATCCTAA
- a CDS encoding bifunctional diguanylate cyclase/phosphodiesterase: MLGDPTILLNQLRSTLGKMEVALGAIVDSIVWTDEDGRIQWSNTTFDRLVNRQRFEVLGTPLLDLLCLEQQNQPLTPEEHPVNRVLHERLNVTGIYEFQQAETRQVLEIYATCIQFKGQGTNAVLAIRDLTERDRLDAELKQSKQKLSLHVQQTPLAVIEWNLDFEVVDWNPAAEKIFGYAQSEVVGCHALELIVPHTAREQVKQVWVELLAQRGGMRSTNANQTKDGRTIFCEWYNTPLIDQNGNLIGIASLAQDVTERKWAEEQLLHSAIHDALTHLPNRTLFMDRLEHAMQRAKRSTGDLFAVLFIDLDRFKLINDSLGHLVGDQLLVAIARRLEACLKLGDTVARLGGDEFAVLLEDISDLSGATQIAERIKQALTLPFNLNGYEVFTTASIGIALYTRSYVQPENLLRDADIALYRAKAVGKACYEVFNLSMHAHAVERLQLETDLRRAIDRQEFQVRYQPIVVLATGAIVGFEALVRWHHPQRGLVAPTEFIAVAEETGLIVPLGHWVLQEACQQVANWQVRFPFCQPLTISVNISGRQFSQTDLMTQVSQILQTTQLAPGSLKLEITETVLMENSEPAIAMLLALKTLNIQLYMDDFGTGYSSLSYLHRFPIDVLKIDRSFITTIDTNSKNSAIVQTIITLAHNLGMQVIAEGVETAVQHTQLNQMGCEYGQGYLFSKPVSAAVITTLLTQQYHCRARQLSPHPQHQRQLSKAGKVLPGN, from the coding sequence CCTAGAGCAACAGAATCAACCACTTACGCCGGAGGAACACCCAGTCAATCGAGTGTTACACGAACGACTGAATGTGACTGGCATTTATGAATTTCAACAGGCTGAAACCAGGCAGGTTTTAGAGATTTATGCCACTTGCATCCAATTTAAGGGTCAGGGAACTAATGCTGTCTTGGCAATTCGAGACCTAACAGAGCGCGATCGCCTGGATGCCGAACTGAAGCAATCCAAGCAAAAGCTCTCACTCCATGTGCAGCAAACTCCCCTAGCTGTCATTGAGTGGAACCTAGATTTTGAAGTGGTGGACTGGAACCCAGCCGCAGAAAAGATTTTTGGTTATGCCCAAAGCGAGGTGGTAGGCTGTCACGCTTTAGAGTTAATTGTGCCCCACACCGCCAGAGAGCAGGTCAAGCAGGTTTGGGTAGAACTCTTGGCCCAAAGAGGAGGCATGCGGAGCACCAATGCCAACCAGACGAAAGACGGCAGAACTATTTTCTGTGAGTGGTACAACACACCTCTGATTGATCAAAACGGTAACCTGATTGGCATTGCCTCGCTGGCTCAGGATGTAACGGAGCGCAAGTGGGCAGAAGAACAGTTGTTGCACAGCGCGATACATGATGCACTGACGCATCTACCCAATCGAACTTTGTTTATGGATCGCTTAGAACATGCCATGCAGCGGGCCAAGCGTTCCACAGGGGATTTGTTTGCAGTCTTATTTATCGATTTAGATCGCTTCAAACTAATTAACGATAGCTTGGGGCACTTAGTTGGGGATCAACTGTTAGTTGCGATTGCTCGCCGTCTAGAAGCCTGCCTAAAGTTAGGCGATACAGTGGCGCGGCTAGGCGGGGATGAGTTTGCCGTCTTACTAGAAGACATTTCAGATTTAAGCGGTGCCACCCAAATTGCTGAGCGCATCAAGCAGGCTCTGACCCTACCCTTCAACCTCAACGGCTACGAAGTGTTCACCACAGCTAGTATCGGGATTGCGCTATATACCCGCAGCTACGTTCAACCAGAAAATTTGTTGCGAGATGCTGATATCGCTTTGTATCGCGCCAAAGCTGTAGGGAAGGCTTGTTATGAAGTCTTTAACCTGAGTATGCATGCTCACGCGGTGGAGCGATTGCAACTGGAGACGGATCTGCGACGAGCCATCGATCGCCAAGAGTTTCAGGTTCGTTATCAACCCATTGTGGTCTTAGCCACAGGTGCAATTGTGGGGTTTGAAGCTTTAGTGCGTTGGCACCATCCTCAGCGCGGCTTGGTTGCTCCGACGGAGTTTATTGCAGTTGCTGAAGAAACAGGCTTGATTGTGCCACTGGGGCATTGGGTGTTGCAGGAAGCTTGCCAACAGGTAGCGAACTGGCAAGTACGCTTTCCCTTCTGCCAACCCCTGACGATCAGTGTCAATATTTCGGGGCGGCAGTTCTCCCAGACGGATTTGATGACCCAAGTTAGTCAAATTTTGCAGACCACCCAGCTAGCGCCTGGGAGCTTGAAACTGGAAATTACTGAAACTGTGTTGATGGAAAATTCGGAACCTGCGATCGCTATGCTACTAGCCCTGAAAACTCTGAATATTCAGCTATACATGGATGATTTTGGCACTGGATATTCATCTTTGAGCTATTTACACCGCTTTCCGATTGATGTCCTCAAAATCGATCGCTCTTTTATCACCACGATAGACACGAATAGTAAGAATTCAGCAATTGTTCAGACGATCATCACGCTAGCCCACAATTTGGGGATGCAAGTAATTGCCGAGGGCGTAGAAACGGCAGTTCAACATACTCAACTAAACCAGATGGGATGTGAGTACGGGCAGGGTTACCTGTTCTCTAAACCTGTGTCTGCTGCTGTCATCACCACCCTGCTAACTCAGCAATATCATTGCCGCGCTCGCCAACTTAGTCCTCATCCGCAGCATCAACGCCAATTATCAAAAGCTGGCAAGGTTTTGCCTGGAAATTGA
- a CDS encoding NIL domain-containing protein: MKKRVTLTFPKRSVQMPVTYRLAKDFNVAANIIRAQVAPNQIGKLVVELSGDIDQLDAAIDWMRSQDIGVSLASRELLIDEDVCVHCGLCTGICPTEALTLDPQSFRLTFTRSRCIVCEQCIPTCPVQAISTNL, translated from the coding sequence CGGGTAACTCTGACCTTTCCTAAACGTTCTGTGCAAATGCCTGTCACTTATCGGCTGGCCAAAGACTTTAATGTTGCCGCTAATATTATCCGCGCTCAAGTTGCCCCTAATCAGATTGGCAAGCTCGTTGTGGAGTTGTCTGGGGATATTGATCAGTTGGATGCAGCCATTGACTGGATGCGATCGCAAGACATTGGCGTTTCCTTAGCAAGTCGAGAACTGCTGATTGACGAAGATGTTTGTGTGCATTGTGGTCTCTGCACTGGCATTTGTCCCACCGAAGCCTTGACCCTCGATCCGCAATCTTTCCGACTTACTTTCACTCGATCGCGCTGCATTGTTTGCGAGCAGTGCATTCCAACGTGCCCAGTTCAAGCGATCTCAACTAATCTGTAA
- the sufU gene encoding Fe-S cluster assembly sulfur transfer protein SufU, with protein sequence MTLGNLRDLYQQVILERYKKPRNKGTTSPVHRYQKGHNPSCGDTIELTLQLNENSDRIEDVKFEGEGCAIAIASTDLMAEALRGRTVAEALEMVQRFQTMMKGEAEFPQELRKLNVMQGVSQFPVRIKCANLSWHTLKAALEHSEASQPAGFVSNE encoded by the coding sequence ATGACTCTGGGCAACTTACGTGATCTATATCAACAAGTGATTCTGGAGCGTTATAAAAAACCTCGTAACAAGGGTACAACCTCTCCAGTCCATCGCTATCAAAAAGGCCATAATCCCTCTTGTGGTGACACGATCGAACTGACCCTGCAACTCAACGAGAACAGCGACCGGATTGAAGATGTCAAATTTGAAGGGGAAGGCTGCGCGATCGCGATCGCCTCTACAGATCTGATGGCTGAGGCCTTGCGAGGTCGCACTGTTGCCGAAGCGCTAGAAATGGTGCAACGCTTCCAAACCATGATGAAAGGAGAAGCAGAGTTCCCCCAAGAATTGCGGAAGTTAAACGTAATGCAAGGGGTTTCTCAGTTTCCTGTGCGGATTAAATGTGCCAATCTTTCCTGGCATACCTTGAAGGCAGCCTTAGAGCACTCTGAAGCGTCTCAGCCTGCGGGCTTTGTCAGCAACGAATAA
- a CDS encoding peptidoglycan-binding protein yields MKSSLDRGLATPSIIYTPLVRWSIISLLTASSVGPFAWMAEAQEAANQTPTGSTLTRSPGSLINRATLKLGTQGRDVSELQATLRLLGFYAGAVDGFYRESTAIAVSRFQTAAGLPADGIVGPATWDQLFPPTANLRSSTINTISAANLSPTTNSAAAFPTPNITNSSNPNPDRSPALATTSLSNAKPSSDLAGSNSSARSVVPSISTEPEASTVELPVLRLGMQGSAVSRLQERLQAAGFFQGAIDGAFGPETQSAVQAAQRQYQLEADGIVGPATWSALLR; encoded by the coding sequence ATGAAAAGCAGCCTGGATCGAGGCTTAGCGACTCCCAGCATCATTTACACTCCGCTTGTTCGCTGGAGCATCATCAGCCTACTAACGGCTAGCTCAGTCGGTCCCTTCGCATGGATGGCTGAAGCTCAAGAAGCTGCCAACCAAACGCCAACTGGCAGTACATTAACTAGATCTCCAGGGAGCTTGATTAATCGAGCCACCTTAAAACTAGGCACTCAAGGTCGAGACGTTTCTGAGCTACAGGCAACTTTAAGGTTATTGGGCTTCTACGCTGGGGCAGTAGACGGCTTTTATCGCGAAAGTACTGCGATCGCGGTCTCTCGCTTTCAAACAGCAGCAGGGCTTCCTGCGGATGGCATTGTTGGGCCTGCCACCTGGGATCAACTCTTTCCACCAACCGCTAACCTACGTTCGTCTACCATCAACACTATCTCTGCGGCCAATCTTTCCCCTACTACCAACTCTGCTGCGGCCTTTCCCACTCCTAATATCACTAATTCCAGCAACCCAAATCCTGATCGCTCCCCAGCTCTAGCTACTACCAGTCTCAGCAACGCGAAACCCAGTAGCGACTTAGCAGGTAGTAATAGTTCTGCAAGGTCAGTTGTCCCTTCGATCTCCACTGAACCTGAAGCCTCTACGGTAGAGTTACCAGTTTTAAGATTAGGCATGCAAGGCTCCGCAGTTTCTAGACTGCAAGAGCGCTTACAAGCCGCCGGATTTTTTCAAGGAGCCATAGATGGTGCCTTTGGACCAGAAACCCAAAGTGCAGTTCAAGCAGCTCAGCGCCAGTACCAGTTAGAAGCAGATGGTATCGTTGGGCCTGCAACTTGGAGTGCCTTGCTGCGTTAG
- a CDS encoding aspartate aminotransferase, whose product MELDWITPAERLRALPPYVFARLDELKARAREQGLDLIDLGMGNPDGPTPQPVVDAAIAALQDPANHGYPPFEGTASFRRAITSWYHRRYGVSLDPDGEALPLLGSKEGLTHLAIAYVNPGDVVLVPSPAYPAHFRGPLIAGGKIHNLILKPENDWLIDLAAIPDDVAKQAKILYFNYPSNPTAATAPREFFEDIVAFARKHEILLIHDLCYAELAFDGYQPTSLLEIPGAKDIGVEFHTMSKTYNMAGWRVGFVVGNRHIIQGLRTLKTNLDYGIFAALQSAAETALQLPDVYLHEVQARYRTRRDFLIQGLEELGWSIPKTRATMYLWVPCPPGQNSTDFALSVLQQTGVVVTPGNAFGPGGEGYVRISLIADCDRLGEALQRLKQANIRYQAEAVGSHSE is encoded by the coding sequence ATGGAACTGGATTGGATTACCCCTGCCGAACGTCTGCGTGCGCTCCCTCCCTATGTATTTGCCCGCTTAGATGAGTTGAAAGCTCGTGCTCGCGAACAGGGTCTGGACTTGATTGATTTGGGAATGGGCAACCCAGATGGCCCTACACCTCAACCTGTCGTGGATGCAGCGATCGCGGCTCTACAGGACCCAGCCAATCATGGTTATCCTCCTTTTGAAGGCACTGCCAGTTTCCGCCGCGCCATCACCAGCTGGTACCACCGTCGTTATGGTGTTAGCCTTGACCCCGACGGAGAAGCTTTGCCGTTGCTGGGGTCCAAAGAAGGGTTGACTCACTTAGCGATCGCCTATGTCAATCCCGGTGATGTTGTTTTAGTTCCCAGCCCGGCTTATCCAGCTCATTTCCGGGGACCGCTCATTGCTGGGGGTAAGATTCACAACCTGATCTTGAAGCCAGAAAATGATTGGCTGATCGATTTGGCTGCGATTCCCGATGATGTAGCCAAGCAAGCCAAAATCCTTTACTTCAACTACCCCAGTAATCCAACAGCGGCCACAGCCCCCCGTGAGTTCTTTGAAGACATTGTCGCTTTCGCCCGCAAGCATGAAATTCTGCTGATCCATGATCTTTGCTATGCGGAACTCGCCTTTGATGGTTATCAGCCCACCAGTTTGCTAGAGATTCCGGGGGCTAAGGACATTGGGGTAGAGTTCCACACCATGTCCAAAACCTATAATATGGCGGGTTGGCGGGTTGGTTTTGTGGTGGGCAATCGCCACATTATTCAAGGACTGCGAACGCTAAAAACCAATCTGGATTACGGCATCTTTGCGGCCTTACAATCTGCGGCTGAAACTGCCTTGCAACTGCCCGATGTTTACTTGCACGAAGTTCAAGCTCGCTACCGCACCCGTCGAGATTTCTTGATCCAAGGATTGGAAGAGCTGGGTTGGAGCATTCCGAAGACTCGCGCCACCATGTATCTCTGGGTACCTTGTCCACCAGGGCAAAACTCTACTGACTTTGCTCTGTCGGTACTGCAACAAACAGGTGTGGTTGTGACCCCAGGTAATGCCTTTGGTCCTGGCGGCGAAGGATATGTTCGCATTAGCTTAATTGCAGATTGCGATCGCCTAGGTGAAGCCTTGCAACGATTGAAACAAGCTAACATTCGTTATCAAGCCGAAGCCGTTGGGTCTCACTCCGAATAA